One Carassius auratus strain Wakin unplaced genomic scaffold, ASM336829v1 scaf_tig00026577, whole genome shotgun sequence genomic region harbors:
- the LOC113078796 gene encoding alpha-2C adrenergic receptor yields the protein MHNLSFASEVDTYIDIGLTSSGNSTSRYSPVTIIGLAGLVSFLILFTIVGNVLVVIAVLTSRALKPAQNLFLVSLASADILVATLIIPFSLANELMGYWFFGKVWCDIYLALDVLFCTSSIVHLCAISLDRYWSVTQAVEYNLKRTPRRVKGMIVVVWLIAAVISFPPLISMDRNNEGDSSEPQCQLNNHTWYILYSSIGSFFAPCVIMILVYIRIYQVAKTRTRNMSEKRRDPDGGSGTPRLENGLSREDSRRENGHCASPPPGERKPGEDDPDAELEDSSSSDEKAKRTQNETAPSRKDRRPSRKNSSSSKHSSRKSRASSKTLDLFSSRRKRRNTISRKKISQAREKRFTFVLAVVMGVFVVCWFPFFFSYSLYGICREPCAIHDTLFKFFFWIGYCNSSLNPVIYTIFNQDFRRAFQKILCKSWKRSF from the coding sequence ATGCATAACTTAAGCTTTGCAAGCGAAGTGGACACTTACATTGACATTGGTTTAACATCCTCTGGGAATTCTACAAGTCGCTATTCTCCGGTCACCATTATAGGGCTCGCGGGGCTGGTGAGCTTCCTCATCTTGTTTACAATAGTGGGGAATGTGCTGGTCGTTATCGCCGTTTTAACGAGCAGAGCGCTCAAGCCAGCACAAAACCTTTTTCTCGTGTCTCTGGCCAGTGCGGACATTCTGGTGGCCACCCTGATCATCCCTTTCTCTCTGGCCAATGAATTAATGGGCTACTGGTTTTTTGGGAAAGTTTGGTGTGATATCTATCTTGCGCTAGATGTTCTTTTCTGCACATCTTCTATTGTTCACCTGTGTGCTATAAGTCTGGACAGGTACTGGTCTGTCACGCAGGCGGTCGAGTATAACTTGAAGAGGACGCCTCGCAGGGTAAAGGGCATGATAGTGGTGGTATGGTTGATTGCGGCTGTGATCTCCTTCCCACCGCTCATCTCCATGGACCGGAATAACGAGGGTGACAGCAGCGAACCACAATGCCAGCTGAACAACCACACGTGGTACATCCTGTATTCCAGCATCGGGTCGTTCTTTGCCCCGTGTGTCATCATGATCCTTGTTTACATCCGAATCTACCAGGTGGCAAAGACGAGAACCCGAAATATGTCTGAAAAGCGGCGTGATCCGGACGGCGGGTCAGGGACGCCACGGCTGGAGAACGGCTTGAGCCGTGAGGATTCTAGGCGGGAAAACGGGCACTGTGCCTCGCCGCCACCAGGGGAACGCAAACCAGGCGAGGATGACCCAGATGCCGAGCTGGAGGACAGCAGCTCATCTGATGAGAAGGCCAAGCGGACGCAAAACGAGACGGCGCCCTCGAGAAAAGACCGCCGGCCCAGCCGCAAGAACAGCTCCAGCTCCAAGCATTCCAGCCGGAAGTCCCGAGCCAGCAGCAAGACCCTGGACTTGTTTTCCTCCCGCAGAAAAAGGAGGAACACCATTTCGAGAAAAAAGATTTCCCAGGCACGAGAGAAGCGGTTCACCTTCGTGCTGGCCGTGGTCATGGGGGTGTTCGTGGTCTGCTGGTTTCCGTTCTTCTTTAGCTACAGCCTGTATGGGATCTGCCGGGAGCCCTGTGCCATCCATGACACCCTTTTCAAGTTTTTCTTCTGGATCGGTTACTGCAACAGCTCCCTCAATCCCGTCATCTACACCATCTTCAACCAGGACTTCCGGCGAGCTTTTCAGAAGATCCTGTGCAAGTCCTGGAAGAGGTCTTTTTAG